In Streptomyces sp. NBC_00433, a single genomic region encodes these proteins:
- a CDS encoding PRC-barrel domain-containing protein, with protein MSDNIWGYQETSGYSAGGDLAGYKVEATDGHIGKVDKHSDEVDAAYLVVDVGVWIFGKHVLLPAGTVRAIDAAEQKVFVDLTKDQIKNSPEFDEDRHLSDAAYQQQVGEHYTREGRL; from the coding sequence ATGAGCGACAACATCTGGGGCTACCAGGAGACGTCCGGCTACAGCGCGGGCGGCGACCTCGCCGGCTACAAGGTCGAGGCGACCGACGGCCACATCGGCAAGGTCGACAAGCACTCGGACGAGGTCGACGCCGCCTACCTGGTGGTCGACGTCGGCGTGTGGATCTTCGGCAAGCACGTCCTGCTCCCCGCGGGGACCGTGCGGGCGATCGACGCCGCCGAGCAGAAGGTCTTCGTCGACCTGACGAAGGACCAGATCAAGAACTCCCCCGAGTTCGACGAGGACCGGCACCTCAGTGACGCCGCTTACCAGCAGCAGGTGGGCGAGCACTACACCCGGGAAGGCCGCCTCTGA
- a CDS encoding DUF4440 domain-containing protein produces the protein MSSTTDNEAVLRGVLDEWKAAVDAHEPEQVAACFTEDAIFQGLHPYSVGRPGIAAYYDSQPMGMTARYRILETRRLADDLVLGYQSVEFGFTDRPALTVSLSLLLKRLPDGWKIAHYQVSLLP, from the coding sequence GTGAGCAGTACGACGGACAACGAAGCGGTCCTGCGCGGCGTCCTGGACGAGTGGAAGGCGGCGGTCGACGCGCACGAGCCGGAGCAGGTCGCCGCCTGTTTCACCGAGGACGCGATCTTCCAGGGGCTGCACCCCTACAGCGTCGGACGGCCGGGCATCGCCGCGTACTACGACTCCCAGCCGATGGGGATGACCGCGCGGTACCGGATCCTGGAGACCCGGCGGCTCGCCGACGACCTCGTCCTCGGCTACCAGAGCGTCGAGTTCGGTTTCACCGACCGGCCCGCGCTGACCGTCAGCCTCAGCCTGCTGCTGAAGCGCCTGCCTGACGGCTGGAAGATCGCCCATTACCAGGTCTCCCTGCTGCCCTGA
- a CDS encoding HupE/UreJ family protein, with the protein MSPRIRLGLVTVLAALAVFVGLAQPASAHGFSSVVYVDVTRGDDGRLWTKLEVEYDLYVVSAADAGHDDALFRAGTDAFDAGDAKAQVAALDAHRKAAVEYVRARFSVTSQGRACTPEQSGGFTLGRRQGVPYANLLLGWTCPEQGVDHEVRSGLFPDAEKYVTGTRTIVTYDVDGRKGSAALDAAHPTFSTHQTWYERFWEFFRLGTEHLLTGTDHILFLLALIAGSRRLREVVLAATSFTLAHSVTLMLAALGLVDVPSAVVEPVIALSIAVVAGWYLWRLWRHGGRATDLEASDGHFGLDRAGWTRLGVVFCFGLVHGLGFAGALGIDSAFSWTLLWSLVVFNVGIEAVQLALIALVFPVLMLLRHRSPAMGLRATGVISAGVFVMGLVWFLQRTFGI; encoded by the coding sequence GTGTCACCCCGAATACGACTCGGCCTCGTCACGGTCCTCGCCGCGCTGGCCGTCTTCGTGGGCCTGGCGCAGCCGGCGTCCGCGCACGGCTTCAGTTCGGTGGTCTACGTCGACGTCACCCGTGGCGACGACGGCCGCCTCTGGACGAAGCTGGAGGTCGAGTACGACCTCTACGTCGTGTCCGCCGCCGACGCCGGGCACGACGACGCGCTCTTCCGCGCGGGCACCGACGCCTTCGACGCCGGGGACGCCAAGGCCCAGGTCGCGGCCCTCGACGCCCACAGGAAGGCGGCCGTCGAGTACGTCCGCGCCCGCTTCTCGGTGACCTCGCAGGGCCGGGCCTGCACCCCGGAGCAGTCCGGCGGCTTCACCCTGGGCCGCAGGCAGGGTGTCCCGTACGCGAACCTGCTGCTCGGCTGGACCTGTCCGGAGCAGGGCGTGGACCACGAGGTGCGCAGCGGGCTCTTCCCCGACGCGGAGAAGTACGTCACCGGCACCAGGACGATCGTCACCTACGACGTCGACGGCCGTAAGGGCAGCGCCGCGCTGGACGCCGCGCACCCGACCTTCTCCACCCACCAGACGTGGTACGAGCGGTTCTGGGAGTTCTTCCGGCTGGGCACGGAGCACCTGCTCACCGGTACCGACCACATCCTCTTCCTGCTGGCGCTCATCGCGGGGTCGCGACGGCTGCGCGAGGTCGTGCTCGCGGCGACCAGCTTCACCCTGGCGCACTCGGTGACGCTCATGCTCGCCGCGCTCGGGCTGGTCGACGTGCCGTCCGCGGTCGTGGAGCCGGTCATCGCGCTGTCGATCGCGGTGGTCGCCGGCTGGTATCTGTGGCGGCTGTGGCGGCACGGCGGCCGGGCCACGGACCTGGAGGCGTCGGACGGACACTTCGGCCTGGACCGTGCCGGCTGGACCCGGCTCGGGGTGGTCTTCTGCTTCGGGCTCGTGCACGGCCTGGGCTTCGCGGGGGCGCTCGGCATCGACAGCGCCTTCTCGTGGACCCTGCTGTGGTCGCTGGTGGTTTTCAACGTCGGCATCGAGGCCGTCCAACTGGCCCTTATCGCGCTCGTCTTCCCGGTGCTCATGCTGCTGCGGCACCGGTCGCCCGCCATGGGGCTGCGGGCGACCGGGGTGATTTCGGCGGGCGTGTTCGTCATGGGGCTCGTGTGGTTCCTGCAGAGGACCTTCGGCATCTGA
- a CDS encoding type 1 glutamine amidotransferase domain-containing protein, with product MAKLLFVVSGATYLTLKDGTRHATGYWAEEFAAPYKALTDAGHEVVVATPGGVTPNVDMMSLRPSMAGGEQGALDLEAIIRSAEVMRRPLKLSDVRVEDYDAVYLPGGHGPMQDLSVDADAGRILTAQLASGRPLAIVCHAPAAMLATRIHGESPFKGYRVTCFTNDEEEGVGLADKTQWLLEDELKEKVGVEFSRGEIWKPYTVEDRNLLTGQNPHSAAALADRLLKEFA from the coding sequence ATGGCGAAACTACTTTTCGTGGTCAGTGGAGCCACTTATCTGACGTTGAAGGACGGTACGAGGCACGCCACCGGCTATTGGGCCGAGGAGTTCGCGGCCCCCTACAAGGCGCTCACCGACGCCGGCCACGAGGTCGTGGTCGCCACACCCGGCGGGGTCACCCCGAACGTCGACATGATGAGCCTGCGGCCCTCGATGGCGGGCGGTGAGCAGGGGGCACTCGACCTGGAGGCGATCATCCGCTCCGCGGAGGTGATGCGCCGGCCGCTGAAGCTCTCCGACGTGCGGGTCGAGGACTACGACGCGGTGTACCTGCCCGGCGGGCACGGCCCGATGCAGGACCTGTCCGTGGACGCCGACGCGGGCCGGATCCTGACCGCGCAGCTCGCCTCGGGCAGGCCGCTCGCGATCGTGTGCCATGCTCCGGCCGCGATGCTGGCCACCAGGATCCACGGTGAGTCGCCCTTCAAGGGCTACCGCGTCACGTGCTTCACCAATGACGAGGAAGAGGGCGTCGGACTGGCCGACAAGACGCAGTGGCTCCTTGAGGACGAGCTGAAGGAGAAGGTCGGCGTCGAATTCAGCCGGGGCGAGATATGGAAGCCCTACACGGTCGAGGACCGCAATCTTCTCACCGGGCAGAATCCGCATTCCGCCGCGGCGCTGGCGGACCGGCTGCTCAAGGAATTCGCGTAG
- a CDS encoding neutral zinc metallopeptidase: MEFDDDAALDTSEVQDNRGGALGGIPGGGRTVGGGVVGLLVVIASVVFGVDPGLLGSDSGTTASSGAGTGSGASAADLAADCRTGADANRKQECRVVAVVDSVQAFWKETETAAGKPYEQAPTFLFTGSVNTGCGTATSEVGPFYCSADDKVYLDLGFFDDLSSKFGAKGGPFAEAYVIAHEYGHHIQDLSGTISRGSGQGRTSGSVKLELQADCYAGVWAHHATTTPDPTSGKPLITELTQADIDLGLDAAAAVGDDRIQQRYEGKVTPDTWTHGSASQRRQWFSTGYTTGSVARCDTFA, translated from the coding sequence ATGGAATTCGACGACGACGCCGCCCTGGACACATCCGAGGTCCAGGACAACCGCGGTGGAGCGCTGGGCGGCATCCCGGGCGGCGGGAGGACCGTCGGCGGTGGAGTGGTCGGCCTGCTGGTCGTGATCGCCTCGGTGGTCTTCGGCGTGGACCCCGGCCTGCTCGGTTCCGACAGCGGCACCACCGCCTCGTCGGGCGCCGGCACGGGATCGGGCGCGTCCGCCGCCGACCTGGCGGCGGACTGCCGCACCGGGGCCGACGCCAACCGCAAGCAGGAGTGCCGCGTCGTGGCGGTGGTCGACAGCGTCCAGGCGTTCTGGAAGGAGACCGAGACAGCCGCCGGCAAGCCCTACGAGCAGGCCCCGACCTTCCTTTTCACCGGCAGCGTGAACACCGGCTGCGGGACCGCCACCTCCGAGGTGGGCCCCTTCTACTGCTCCGCCGACGACAAGGTCTACCTCGACCTCGGCTTCTTCGACGACCTGAGCAGCAAGTTCGGCGCCAAGGGCGGGCCCTTCGCCGAGGCGTACGTCATCGCGCACGAATACGGCCACCACATCCAGGACCTCAGCGGCACGATCTCCCGCGGCAGCGGCCAGGGCCGCACCAGCGGCTCGGTGAAGCTGGAACTCCAGGCGGACTGCTACGCCGGGGTCTGGGCCCACCACGCCACCACCACCCCCGACCCCACGAGCGGCAAGCCGCTGATCACCGAGCTGACCCAGGCCGACATCGACCTCGGCCTGGACGCCGCGGCCGCCGTCGGCGACGACCGCATCCAGCAGCGGTACGAGGGCAAGGTCACCCCCGACACCTGGACCCACGGCTCCGCGAGCCAGCGCCGGCAGTGGTTCTCGACGGGTTACACCACCGGCAGCGTCGCCCGGTGCGACACCTTCGCCTGA
- a CDS encoding TDT family transporter, translating into MQTAKGSPYRLTPNLFGVAFGTAGLAQCWAVAADTVSAPQWPANALWIASAAVWALVAVTYLRNITVQGRLFTELPDPVMGPFTALGVITPMPLGIALAGYARSAGETVFAVALVLTVLLGSWLTGVWIRGDTPLAQWHPAYFLPTAAGGLIAAAGCAALGWDTAARLMFGYGLVSWLVLGSIVLVRLFTQPSLPPPLIPTIAIELAPPVVAGNAWFAINGADLSLGAEILAGYAVLMALVQLSMASAYVRAPFGPGHWAFAFSYAAAVANGLLWLGVEHVRGQKPVAYVLLAVATCAWAALMARTLLGLSRRTFLLRLAPPPAAAS; encoded by the coding sequence CCCCTACCGGTTGACGCCCAACCTGTTCGGCGTCGCCTTCGGCACCGCGGGGCTCGCCCAGTGCTGGGCCGTCGCCGCCGACACCGTCAGTGCCCCGCAGTGGCCCGCGAACGCCCTGTGGATCGCCTCGGCGGCGGTCTGGGCGCTGGTCGCGGTGACCTACCTGCGCAACATCACCGTCCAGGGGCGGCTGTTCACCGAGCTGCCCGACCCCGTCATGGGACCTTTCACGGCGCTCGGCGTGATCACACCGATGCCGCTGGGAATCGCGCTGGCCGGATACGCCCGGAGCGCCGGCGAGACCGTCTTCGCCGTCGCGCTGGTGCTCACCGTGCTCCTCGGCAGCTGGCTCACGGGGGTGTGGATCAGAGGCGACACCCCCCTCGCCCAGTGGCACCCGGCCTACTTCCTGCCGACGGCGGCCGGCGGCCTCATCGCGGCCGCCGGCTGCGCCGCGCTCGGCTGGGACACCGCGGCCCGCCTGATGTTCGGCTACGGGCTGGTGTCCTGGCTCGTCCTCGGCTCCATCGTCCTGGTCCGCCTGTTCACCCAGCCCTCGCTCCCGCCACCGCTCATTCCCACGATCGCCATCGAGCTGGCGCCCCCGGTCGTCGCGGGGAACGCCTGGTTCGCCATCAACGGCGCCGACCTCAGCCTGGGGGCGGAGATCCTCGCGGGCTACGCCGTCCTCATGGCCCTGGTCCAGCTCTCGATGGCGTCCGCGTACGTACGCGCGCCCTTCGGCCCCGGCCACTGGGCCTTCGCCTTCTCCTACGCCGCCGCTGTCGCCAACGGCCTGCTCTGGCTGGGGGTCGAGCACGTCCGGGGCCAGAAGCCGGTCGCGTACGTACTGCTCGCCGTCGCGACCTGCGCGTGGGCGGCGCTGATGGCCCGGACCCTGCTCGGCCTGTCCCGGCGGACCTTCCTGCTGCGCCTGGCCCCGCCTCCGGCCGCCGCGTCCTGA
- a CDS encoding RNA polymerase sigma factor — translation MAVEPPGVRTREEHREDSDARVIARSRDEPERFAALFDRYADAVHRYAARRIGPEAAEDLMAETFTTAFQRRHTYDLTRADARPWLFGIATNLMGRYRRAEARRFKALAKVPEPVQHEEPVADRAVARAGATEVRRELAAALAELSARHRDVVLLVAWGDLDYEEAAQALGVPVGTVRSRLNRARSKLREALGGSDPTAFREAEDAHA, via the coding sequence ATGGCCGTCGAGCCCCCGGGCGTCCGCACCCGCGAGGAGCATCGCGAGGACAGCGACGCCCGTGTGATCGCGCGGTCCCGGGATGAGCCCGAGCGGTTCGCCGCGCTCTTCGACCGGTACGCCGACGCCGTGCACCGTTACGCGGCCAGGCGGATCGGTCCCGAGGCGGCGGAGGATCTGATGGCGGAGACGTTCACGACCGCCTTCCAGCGACGCCACACCTACGACCTCACGCGTGCCGACGCCCGCCCGTGGCTGTTCGGCATCGCGACCAACCTCATGGGCCGGTACCGCAGGGCCGAAGCACGCCGTTTCAAGGCGCTCGCGAAGGTTCCTGAGCCCGTGCAGCACGAGGAGCCGGTCGCGGACCGCGCGGTCGCCAGGGCCGGCGCCACGGAGGTGCGCCGGGAGCTGGCGGCAGCGCTGGCCGAGCTGTCCGCCCGGCACCGGGACGTCGTCCTGCTCGTGGCCTGGGGCGACCTCGACTACGAGGAGGCGGCCCAAGCCCTCGGGGTGCCGGTCGGCACCGTCAGATCCCGGCTGAACCGGGCTCGCAGCAAGTTGCGCGAAGCACTGGGCGGGTCCGATCCGACAGCTTTCCGAGAGGCAGAAGACGCCCATGCGTGA
- a CDS encoding formylglycine-generating enzyme family protein, translated as MALLPLTAAAPAATAAPPVSLPGGTFLMGTDDPEGFPADGEGPVRSVTLRPFRIDAHAVSNDRFAAFIADTGHVTEAERYGWSYAFARFLPAAVRRGAPRPDGAPWWCGVRGASWREPFGPGSGLAGIGSHPVVHVSWTDAAAFARWAGGRLPTEAEWEFAARGGLEQARYAWGDELTPDGKHRCNIWQGTFPTRNTAEDGYEGTAPVNAFAPNGFGLYNTAGNVWEWCADWWTTDHPAGRRSNPAGPRTGSSRVMRGGSYLCHRSYCNRYRVAARTSNTPDSTTGNLGFRCAYDAAPS; from the coding sequence ATGGCCCTGCTGCCGCTCACCGCGGCCGCCCCCGCCGCGACCGCCGCACCCCCGGTCTCCCTCCCCGGCGGCACCTTCCTGATGGGCACCGACGATCCCGAGGGCTTCCCCGCCGACGGCGAGGGACCGGTGCGGTCCGTCACGCTGCGGCCCTTCCGGATCGACGCCCACGCCGTCAGCAACGACCGGTTCGCCGCCTTCATCGCCGACACCGGCCACGTCACCGAGGCCGAGCGCTACGGCTGGTCGTACGCCTTCGCCCGGTTCCTGCCCGCCGCCGTCCGCCGGGGTGCGCCGCGGCCGGACGGGGCGCCGTGGTGGTGCGGGGTGCGGGGGGCGAGCTGGCGAGAGCCCTTCGGGCCCGGCAGCGGCCTGGCGGGGATCGGAAGCCACCCCGTGGTGCACGTGTCGTGGACGGACGCGGCCGCCTTCGCGCGGTGGGCCGGCGGGCGGCTGCCGACGGAGGCGGAGTGGGAGTTCGCCGCGCGCGGCGGCCTGGAGCAGGCCAGATACGCGTGGGGCGACGAGCTGACGCCGGACGGGAAGCACCGGTGCAACATCTGGCAGGGCACCTTCCCGACCCGCAACACCGCCGAGGACGGCTACGAGGGCACCGCGCCTGTGAACGCCTTCGCACCGAACGGCTTCGGCCTGTACAACACGGCAGGGAACGTCTGGGAATGGTGCGCGGACTGGTGGACCACGGACCACCCGGCGGGGCGGCGCAGCAATCCGGCGGGACCGCGTACGGGCAGCTCGCGGGTCATGCGCGGCGGCTCGTACCTGTGCCACCGGTCGTACTGCAACCGCTACCGGGTCGCCGCCCGCACGTCGAACACACCCGACTCCACGACCGGCAACCTCGGCTTCCGCTGCGCCTACGACGCCGCCCCTTCGTGA
- a CDS encoding type II toxin-antitoxin system PemK/MazF family toxin yields the protein MGAQAWVVVGGVVLVVAAAVAWWRRGRAGGRGAAPRRGEVWWADVPYEDVVGSKDRPCLVVSVRRRTARVVKITSRFHGEQPGVVALPAGTVDDAEGRRSYLETRELRTVPLSAFRRRAGSLDPRAMKRLGLR from the coding sequence ATGGGTGCGCAGGCGTGGGTCGTGGTCGGTGGGGTCGTGCTTGTGGTGGCGGCGGCCGTGGCGTGGTGGCGGCGGGGCCGGGCGGGGGGGCGCGGGGCTGCGCCGCGCCGGGGTGAGGTGTGGTGGGCCGACGTTCCGTACGAGGATGTCGTCGGGTCGAAGGACCGGCCCTGCCTGGTCGTGTCCGTACGGCGCCGGACGGCGAGGGTCGTGAAGATCACCTCCCGCTTCCACGGGGAGCAGCCCGGGGTCGTCGCGCTTCCGGCGGGGACCGTCGATGACGCCGAGGGCCGGCGCAGCTACCTGGAGACCAGGGAGCTGCGCACGGTGCCGCTGTCGGCCTTCCGGCGGCGCGCGGGCAGCCTCGATCCGCGGGCGATGAAGCGCCTCGGGCTGCGGTGA
- a CDS encoding SDR family oxidoreductase: MGWGWAGEESGVDTVRKVAVVTGASRGIGAALVEAYRGLGYAVTAAARSIEGSGDPEVLAVAGDLAEPGGGARVVEAAMERFGRIDTLVNNAGVFVAKPFTDYTDEDFDTVVGVNLRGFFEVTRGAIAAMLSREGGGGGHVVNISTSLVDQAEAESTSGLASLTKGGLNAVTKALAIEYATRGIRVNTVSLGIIRTPMHPEDPGGALAAHHPVKRMGEIEDVVGAIRYLEQAPFVTGEIAHVDGGQSAGH; the protein is encoded by the coding sequence ATGGGGTGGGGGTGGGCGGGGGAGGAATCGGGGGTGGATACCGTTCGGAAAGTCGCTGTCGTCACCGGGGCCTCGCGGGGGATCGGTGCGGCGCTGGTCGAGGCCTACCGCGGGCTGGGCTATGCGGTCACCGCGGCCGCGCGTTCCATCGAGGGGTCCGGGGACCCCGAGGTGCTCGCCGTGGCCGGGGACCTGGCGGAGCCGGGTGGCGGCGCGCGGGTCGTCGAGGCTGCCATGGAGCGGTTCGGCCGGATCGACACGCTGGTCAACAATGCCGGCGTCTTCGTCGCCAAGCCCTTCACCGACTACACCGACGAGGACTTCGACACGGTCGTCGGGGTCAACCTGCGCGGCTTCTTCGAGGTCACGCGCGGTGCGATCGCCGCGATGCTCTCCCGCGAAGGGGGCGGGGGCGGGCATGTCGTGAACATCTCGACCAGCCTGGTCGACCAGGCCGAGGCCGAGTCCACCAGCGGGCTCGCGTCGCTGACCAAGGGCGGCCTGAACGCGGTCACCAAGGCGCTGGCGATCGAGTACGCCACCCGCGGCATCCGGGTGAACACCGTCTCCCTCGGCATCATCAGGACCCCGATGCACCCCGAGGATCCCGGCGGCGCCCTGGCCGCGCACCACCCGGTCAAACGGATGGGCGAGATCGAGGACGTCGTCGGGGCGATCCGCTACCTGGAGCAGGCACCCTTCGTCACCGGCGAGATCGCGCACGTCGACGGCGGCCAGAGCGCCGGGCACTGA
- a CDS encoding metallophosphoesterase family protein, which yields MKSRPSTQAAELVRRRVATGTTAVLLGLTVALGGGLVSPAAAAEPTAITGVILGVGANETQRTVSWYSSADTAQQLQVAPTASVVNGEFPADAATFAASGTANIAASGGFNRHATITNLKEQTAYSYRVGSEGSWSAAYSFKTQDFEGNYDFLFFGDPQIGSSGDTAEDGAGWKDTLDVALAANPNAELLVSGGDQVESANNESQWNSFLGPDKLRQYPWAATIGNHDVGGKAYEQHFATPNTDKSGAYYSNGDPASNSSGGDYWYIYKDVLFIDLNSNSYATAQGGGGDAAHLAYVTDVINKHGSEAKWKVLTYHHSIYSPADHAQDSDNKVRRVDFPTTFSKLGVDLVLQGHDHSYSRSYEIKNGQKANPDEQPGEAQLYPGPGGVIYVTANSSSGSKYYDITKPDSSGTSGAGNGADPLNPGSYWYNSVQNQEHVRTYVKVQVRNDQLVVQNVRSGTCAAPNSAVEKGNWCNNTTEAQPVGSIVDDFTVHNYHGDGQDIQVNVPNAAPGEFGWTIDGNNGLVDLGTAVEQGGDHFEASGKINPISVSDTRRSLAPWSISAGVSDFRDAGKTFSGSYLGWSPRVLQAGAGAQAGDTVLSGYTDQGKGLSVSRGLGSAGQGHARGTAKVGADLSLKIPDSVEKGSYQATLTITALSS from the coding sequence ATGAAATCGAGACCCTCGACACAGGCCGCCGAGCTTGTGCGGCGCCGGGTGGCCACCGGGACCACCGCGGTGCTCCTGGGCCTGACCGTGGCGCTGGGCGGCGGCCTGGTGTCGCCCGCCGCCGCCGCGGAGCCCACCGCGATCACCGGCGTCATCCTCGGCGTGGGCGCCAACGAGACGCAGCGCACCGTCAGCTGGTACTCCTCGGCCGACACGGCGCAGCAGCTCCAGGTCGCCCCGACCGCCTCGGTCGTGAACGGCGAGTTCCCGGCCGACGCCGCGACCTTCGCCGCGAGCGGCACGGCCAACATCGCCGCCAGCGGCGGCTTCAACCGCCACGCGACGATCACCAACCTCAAGGAGCAGACGGCGTACTCGTACCGCGTCGGCAGCGAGGGCAGCTGGTCGGCCGCGTACTCGTTCAAGACGCAGGACTTCGAGGGCAACTACGACTTCCTGTTCTTCGGCGACCCGCAGATCGGCTCGTCCGGCGACACCGCCGAGGACGGCGCCGGCTGGAAGGACACCCTCGACGTCGCCCTGGCGGCCAACCCGAACGCCGAACTGCTGGTGTCCGGCGGCGACCAGGTCGAGAGCGCCAACAACGAGTCGCAGTGGAACTCCTTCCTGGGGCCCGACAAGCTGCGCCAGTACCCGTGGGCGGCCACCATCGGCAACCACGACGTCGGCGGCAAGGCCTACGAGCAGCACTTCGCCACCCCGAACACCGACAAGTCGGGGGCGTACTACTCCAACGGCGACCCGGCGTCGAACTCCTCGGGCGGTGACTACTGGTACATCTACAAGGATGTGCTGTTCATCGACCTCAACAGCAACAGCTACGCCACCGCGCAGGGCGGCGGCGGTGACGCGGCGCACCTCGCCTACGTCACCGACGTCATCAACAAGCACGGCTCCGAGGCGAAGTGGAAGGTCCTGACCTACCACCACTCGATCTACTCGCCGGCCGACCACGCCCAGGACTCGGACAACAAGGTCCGGCGGGTCGACTTCCCGACGACGTTCTCGAAGCTCGGCGTCGACCTGGTCCTCCAGGGCCACGACCACAGCTACTCGCGCAGCTACGAGATCAAGAACGGCCAGAAGGCCAACCCGGACGAGCAGCCCGGCGAGGCCCAGCTGTACCCGGGCCCCGGCGGCGTCATCTACGTGACGGCGAACTCCTCCTCGGGCTCGAAGTACTACGACATCACCAAGCCCGACAGCAGCGGCACGAGCGGTGCCGGCAACGGCGCCGACCCGCTGAACCCGGGCAGCTACTGGTACAACTCGGTCCAGAACCAGGAGCACGTCCGCACCTACGTCAAGGTCCAGGTGCGCAACGACCAGCTCGTGGTCCAGAACGTCCGCAGTGGCACCTGCGCCGCGCCGAACTCGGCGGTGGAGAAGGGCAACTGGTGCAACAACACCACCGAGGCCCAGCCCGTCGGCTCCATCGTCGACGACTTCACCGTGCACAACTACCACGGTGACGGCCAGGACATCCAGGTCAACGTGCCGAACGCCGCCCCGGGCGAGTTCGGTTGGACGATCGACGGCAACAACGGCCTGGTCGACCTCGGTACCGCTGTCGAGCAGGGCGGCGACCACTTCGAGGCGAGCGGCAAGATCAACCCGATCTCCGTCTCCGACACCCGCCGTTCGCTGGCGCCCTGGTCGATCTCGGCCGGCGTGAGCGACTTCCGGGACGCCGGCAAGACCTTCTCCGGCTCCTACCTCGGCTGGTCCCCGCGTGTGCTGCAGGCCGGCGCGGGCGCGCAGGCCGGCGACACGGTCCTGTCGGGCTACACCGACCAGGGCAAGGGCCTCTCGGTCTCGCGGGGCCTCGGCTCCGCCGGCCAGGGCCACGCCCGCGGTACGGCGAAGGTCGGCGCCGACCTCAGCCTGAAGATCCCGGACAGCGTCGAGAAGGGCAGCTACCAGGCCACTCTCACGATCACCGCGCTGAGCAGCTGA
- a CDS encoding DUF916 domain-containing protein codes for MHPSPTRRATTARALVRTAVLALLVALATTLAGLTAGAARAAGGDVSWTVRTAANTYGADRSSFGYSINPGGAIKDTMTVANHGTEPLALTVYAADGFTTATGQLDLVTRDKKSVGVGAWSRPERESVVVQPGKSADVPFTVTVPANATPGDYVGGILTSLKQPDAAQGITVDRRLGIKIALRVSGDLKPALKVENLHVGYSGTANPFAAGDATVTYTIHNTGNATLSARQAVSLSGPFGRLKADAKGVAAPPALLPGESWKVKVPVHGVAPGFRLAATVTLTPLLTDASGSTSALKPVAATAHGWAVPWTLTLLVVLLAAAAVATLLLVRRGRARARQREDARVRDAVERTLREQESQAPAGAGDAS; via the coding sequence ATGCACCCGTCCCCCACGCGCCGCGCGACCACCGCCCGCGCCCTCGTCCGTACCGCCGTCCTGGCGCTGCTCGTCGCCCTCGCTACCACGCTCGCCGGCCTCACCGCCGGCGCCGCGCGGGCCGCCGGCGGCGATGTCAGCTGGACGGTCAGGACGGCGGCCAACACGTACGGCGCCGACCGGTCCAGTTTCGGCTACAGCATCAACCCCGGCGGCGCGATCAAGGACACCATGACGGTGGCCAACCACGGCACGGAGCCGCTGGCCCTCACCGTCTACGCCGCCGACGGCTTCACCACGGCCACCGGCCAGCTCGACCTGGTCACCCGGGACAAGAAGTCCGTCGGGGTCGGCGCCTGGTCCCGCCCCGAGCGCGAGAGCGTCGTCGTCCAGCCCGGGAAGTCCGCCGACGTCCCCTTCACCGTCACCGTCCCCGCCAACGCCACGCCCGGCGACTACGTGGGCGGCATCCTCACCTCGCTCAAGCAGCCCGACGCCGCGCAGGGCATCACCGTCGACCGCCGCCTGGGCATCAAGATCGCGCTGCGGGTCAGCGGCGACCTCAAGCCGGCCCTGAAGGTCGAGAACCTGCACGTCGGCTACAGCGGCACCGCCAACCCCTTCGCCGCCGGCGACGCGACGGTCACGTACACGATCCACAACACCGGCAATGCCACCTTGTCCGCCCGCCAGGCGGTCTCCCTGTCCGGCCCGTTCGGCCGGCTGAAGGCCGACGCCAAGGGCGTCGCCGCGCCGCCGGCCCTGCTGCCCGGCGAGAGCTGGAAGGTGAAGGTGCCCGTCCACGGTGTGGCCCCCGGATTCCGGCTGGCCGCGACCGTGACGCTGACGCCGCTGCTGACCGACGCGTCCGGCTCCACGTCCGCGCTGAAGCCGGTCGCGGCCACCGCCCACGGCTGGGCCGTCCCCTGGACGCTGACGCTGCTGGTCGTGCTCCTGGCCGCCGCCGCCGTGGCCACGCTGCTCCTCGTCCGCCGCGGCCGCGCCCGCGCCAGGCAGCGGGAGGACGCGCGCGTACGGGACGCGGTCGAGCGGACGCTGCGGGAGCAGGAGTCCCAGGCACCGGCGGGCGCGGGTGACGCCTCCTGA